Proteins from a genomic interval of Haliaeetus albicilla chromosome 13, bHalAlb1.1, whole genome shotgun sequence:
- the LOC104316331 gene encoding zinc metalloproteinase-disintegrin-like NaMP: MTNILLVSVVLLHFLQGSTSKKLPGVEQYEIVYPRKLHTVHKRDTERNKEVSKYDDTVEYGFKANGEEVILHLQKNKHLLARDYTETVYSDDGRQITTSPQIKDHCYYEGYIQNDVHSIASISACKGLSGYFETHGQKYLIEPLGTSDRDEHAVYKYEKLEQKSIKTCGLINNTWEADSNDPINDTFKSSNNPEMEAYLKAKKYLELYIVADNTLYKKYEEDVQTVRQRIFGIVNYINTVYKAINTYVALIGLEIWTHGDKCLVSRVAGSTLDSFSKWRLSDLLKRKRNDNAQLITGYDFEGTTIGLAFLKSICSDIYSAGIIQDHNRNEIAVAATMAHEMGHNLGMSHDTKACTCNDQVCIMTDTVSSIIPKKFSSCSLQSFEKYMLNDMPKCLTNIPDISSIIAPPSCGNGFLERGEECDCGTPEECTNHCCNPKTCKLTEGSTCAHGECCENCQYKKPGAICRAVKHDCDLAEMCTGFSANCPEDRFRVNGYPCNYGEGYCYMGNCPTRENQCKAAFGPHATDAAASCYRMNEKGVYYGYCRKEKGSHVPCKKKDKMCGKLFCTGGTEMPRDMSLVTFDSCKASFPRNGEADAGMVLDGTKCGNGMVCSNGECVYAEDVFRSTNCSAKCTGHAVCDHNLQCQCEEGWAPPTCDSSSAVTTFAIVAGVLVVLAVTATAAVLLIRFRVFKKSCQTRRGPGATNQVFVDQEQRHREHPVLAVPDQKRNDKKLLLPVPPLQENKPQLQSPIVRPKGPPPPIPSTKPTSSHTEAIFAPERKPPHLPVPKGKPPPPPKALKPPINPRV, encoded by the exons ATGACTAACATACTTCTTGTATCTGTTGTTTTGCTACATTTTCTCCAAg GGAGCACAAGCAAGAAATTACCTGGAGTTGAGCAATATGAAATAGTTTATCCACGGAAATTGCACACAGTCCATAAAAGagatacagaaagaaataaagaggtAT CAAAATATGATGACACAGTGGAGTATGGATTCAAAGCCAATGGAGAGGAAGTCATACTGCACCTACAAAAAAACAA GCATCTATTAGCTAGAGACTATACTGAAACAGTTTATTCTGATGACGGTCGACAAATAACAACAAGTCCTCAGATCAAG GATCACTGTTATTATGAAGGTTACATTCAGAATGATGTTCATTCCATAGCAAGCATCAGTGCTTGCAAAGGTCTAAG TGGCTATTTTGAGACCCATGGCCAGAAGTACCTCATTGAACCCTTGGGAACTTCAGACAGAGATGAACATGCGGTCTATAAGTACGAGAAACTCGAACAAAAGTCCATAAAAACGTGTGGTCTAATCAATAACACCTGGGAAGCAGATTCAAATGACCCCATCAATGACACCTTCAAATCCAGCAATAATCCAGAA ATGGAAGCatatctgaaagcaaaaaagtaTCTGGAACTTTACATAGTTGCAGATAATACTTTG tATAAGAAGTATGAGGAAGATGTTCAAACTGTAAGACAAAGGATATTTGGAATAGTCAATTACATCAACACG gtttaTAAGGCCATAAATACCTACGTGGCTTTAATTGGCCTAGAAATCTGGACACATGGTGATAAATGCCTCGTGAGTCGTGTTGCAGGATCCACTCTGGACAGTTTCTCAAAGTGGCGTCTATCAGATTtattaaagaggaaaagaaatgacaaTGCTCAGCTAATCAC AGGCTATGACTTTGAGGGGACAACGATTGGATTAGCCTTTCTGAAATCCATATGCAGTGATATATATTCTGCAGGTATTATTCAg GATcacaacagaaatgaaattgcAGTTGCAGCTACCATGGCACATGAGATGGGACACAACCTTGGCATGAGTCATGACACCAAAGCCTGCACATGTAATGATCAAGTTTGTATCATGACAGATACTGTCAG CTCTATCATCCCCAAGAAATTCAGCTCTTGCAGCCTCCAAAGTTTTGAGAAATACATGTTGAATGACATGCCAAAATGCTTAACTAACATCCCAGATATAAGCAGCATCATAGCACCTCCATCCTGTGGAAATGGCTTTctggaaagaggagaggaatgCGACTGTGGTACTCCTGAG GAGTGCACAAATCACTGCTGCAACCCCAAGACGTGCAAACTGACAGAAGGCTCCACGTGTGCACATGGAGAGTGTTGTGAAAACTGCCAG TATAAAAAACCAGGTGCTATCTGCCGAGCAGTTAAGCATGACTGTGACCTGGCTGAGATGTGCACCGGCTTTTCTGCAAATTGCCCAGAGGATCGATTCCGTGTGAACGGATACCCCTGCAACTATGGTGAAGGCTATTGCTACATGGGAAACTGTCCCACCCGAGAAAACCAgtgcaaagctgcttttggaCCAC ACGCTACTGATGCTGCAGCTTCCTGTTACCGGATGAATGAGAAAGGGGTATATTATGGatactgcagaaaagaaaaaggtagtCACGTCCCgtgtaaaaaaaa AGATAAAATGTGCGGAAAGTTGTTCTGTACGGGGGGGACGGAGATGCCTCGGGACATGAGCCTAGTGACTTTTGATTCCTGCAAAGCAAGTTTTCCTAGAAATGGAGAAGCAGACGCGGGGATGGTTCTCGATGGAACGAAGTGCGGGAATGGGATG GTGTGTAGCAATGGAGAATGTGTCTATGCTGAAGATGTCTTCAGATCTACCAACTGCTCTGCCAAGTGTACTGGACATGCT GTGTGCGACCACAATTTGCAATGCCAGTGTGAAGAAGGATGGGCACCACCAACCTGTGACAGCTCATCGGCAGTTACCA CCTTTGCTATTGTTGCTGGCGTGCTGGTTGTCCTCGCTGTCACAGCAACTGCAGCGGTGTTACTTATCCGCTTCCGAGTATTCAAGAAGAG CTGCCAGACCAGAAGGGGACCTGGAGCCACAAACCAAGTCTTTGTGGATCAAGAACAAAGACACAGAGAACACCCTGTCCTGGCGGTACCTGACCAGAAG AGGAATGATAAGAAACTTCTCCTTCCTGTACCTCCACTGCAGGAGAAcaaaccacagctccagagc cctATCGTAAGACCAAAAGGTCCTCCACCTCCTATTCCTTCTACCAAACCAACCTCTTCCCACACAGAAGCGATTTTT GCACCAGAAAGAAAACCTCCTCATCTCCCAGTTCCCAAAGGCAAACCTCCACCTCCACCAAAG GCTTTAAAACCTCCAATTAATCCCAGAGTATGA